The following proteins are encoded in a genomic region of Desulfurellaceae bacterium:
- a CDS encoding bifunctional 5,10-methylenetetrahydrofolate dehydrogenase/5,10-methenyltetrahydrofolate cyclohydrolase, with protein sequence MARGAILDGRAIARSVRQSVKAEVDGFRAQYGRAPGLATILVGDNAASRVYIGTKERACRKVGIQSFGYRLPETTPASEVLALIAELNARPDVNGVLIQLPLPPPLSHERFVETLAADKDVDGLHLLNQGRLLRGEDGFRPCTPLGVMHLLAHTGLSLAGQKAVVIGRSHLVGRPLIFLLLEHHVTVTCCHSRTTDLANSGHRPAGYDSRRVDQGRRDCY encoded by the coding sequence ATGGCTCGGGGTGCGATTCTTGACGGCAGGGCGATTGCCCGGTCGGTCCGCCAGTCTGTGAAGGCAGAGGTTGACGGTTTTCGGGCTCAGTACGGCCGCGCGCCGGGACTGGCCACGATCCTGGTCGGCGACAACGCCGCCTCCCGGGTGTATATCGGCACCAAGGAAAGAGCGTGTCGTAAAGTCGGCATCCAGTCCTTTGGCTATCGGCTGCCCGAAACCACGCCCGCGTCCGAGGTTCTGGCCCTTATCGCCGAACTCAACGCCCGGCCGGACGTCAACGGTGTCCTGATTCAGCTGCCCCTGCCGCCGCCCCTGAGCCACGAGCGCTTCGTTGAGACGCTCGCTGCGGACAAAGACGTTGACGGCCTGCACCTGCTCAATCAGGGCCGGCTGCTGCGCGGCGAGGACGGTTTCCGGCCCTGTACCCCGCTCGGAGTAATGCACCTGTTGGCCCACACCGGGCTGTCCCTGGCAGGCCAAAAGGCGGTTGTCATCGGACGCAGCCACCTGGTCGGCCGACCGCTGATTTTTCTGCTGTTGGAACACCATGTGACCGTCACCTGTTGTCACTCGCGGACGACCGATCTGGCCAATTCCGGCCATCGGCCAGCCGGGTATGATTCGCGGAGAGTGGATCAAGGACGGCGCGATTGTTATTGA
- a CDS encoding TonB-dependent receptor: MQVAANLGLPLTDTGFANLSFEFLNADETSRSVQRRDARALIEAGNRDVRRPAAQIWGAPEIQYDYKFFGNLGLDLEELNARLYAFGNYAERRVEGGFFFRNPNTRGGIFRGDPLADATPTVRAADLSGSGLGCPAVPANPAADYTGVDLPEHCFLFNERFPGGFTPRFGGHLQDWSVAFGLRGEATSASALLNGWSYDASASFGRNSVDYFIHNTINPQLAAMRTAIPTKYRPGGNVQFERTFNLDIARRLDIGLFHSPLNAAFGFEYHMEEFEQKVGEAQSWFIDENLRRQGFSIGSNGFAGYRPDSAGVSERNNYGLYMDLEAALVESLSLGLAGRYENFDGAIGESLNGKVALRWQLLDALALRASVGSGFRAPTPGQANIRKINSQFTTAGLVDQGIFPAHHPVAAFFGGRPLESEKSVNYSVGSVFNAGDFSLTVDYYRIKIQDRIGLTQDFKVSAAQRAAFNRLAPDASTITSVRYFTNAFDTTAQGLDVVATYPLSTRAGDTVLTFAGNWNRLNLDRFDPHVINAMQVRQMEDGLPEFRFSLTADHVWGPWRLLARVHFYDEFFEAH; the protein is encoded by the coding sequence GTGCAGGTTGCCGCCAACCTCGGCCTGCCGCTGACCGACACCGGGTTTGCCAACCTCAGCTTCGAGTTCCTGAACGCCGACGAAACCAGCCGCAGCGTGCAGCGCCGGGACGCGCGGGCCTTGATTGAGGCCGGCAACAGGGACGTGCGGAGACCCGCAGCCCAGATCTGGGGCGCGCCCGAAATCCAGTACGACTACAAGTTCTTCGGCAACCTGGGTCTCGACCTGGAGGAGTTGAACGCCCGGCTGTACGCCTTCGGCAACTACGCCGAGCGGCGGGTCGAGGGCGGCTTTTTCTTCCGCAATCCCAATACCCGGGGCGGTATCTTCCGGGGCGACCCGCTGGCAGACGCCACGCCCACGGTCCGGGCGGCCGACCTGTCGGGCAGCGGGCTGGGCTGTCCGGCGGTACCGGCCAACCCGGCGGCCGACTACACCGGCGTGGATCTGCCCGAGCACTGCTTCCTGTTCAATGAACGTTTTCCGGGTGGCTTTACGCCCCGCTTTGGCGGCCACCTGCAGGACTGGAGCGTCGCTTTTGGCCTGCGTGGGGAGGCGACGAGCGCCTCGGCGCTGCTCAACGGCTGGTCGTACGACGCCAGCGCCAGCTTTGGTCGCAACAGCGTGGACTACTTCATCCACAACACCATCAACCCCCAGCTGGCCGCCATGCGCACCGCTATTCCCACGAAATACCGACCCGGTGGCAACGTGCAGTTTGAGCGGACCTTCAACCTCGATATCGCCCGGCGCCTGGATATCGGCCTGTTCCACTCCCCGCTGAACGCCGCCTTCGGATTTGAGTACCACATGGAGGAATTCGAACAGAAGGTTGGAGAAGCGCAGTCGTGGTTCATCGACGAAAACCTGAGACGGCAGGGCTTCAGCATCGGCTCCAACGGGTTTGCCGGCTACCGGCCGGATTCGGCCGGTGTGTCCGAACGCAACAACTATGGGCTGTATATGGACCTGGAAGCCGCACTGGTGGAATCCCTCAGCCTCGGCCTGGCCGGACGGTATGAGAACTTCGACGGCGCCATCGGCGAGTCGCTCAACGGCAAGGTCGCGCTCCGCTGGCAGCTGCTGGACGCCCTGGCCCTGCGCGCTTCAGTCGGCTCGGGCTTCCGCGCCCCGACGCCGGGGCAGGCCAACATCCGTAAAATCAACTCCCAGTTCACCACCGCCGGCCTGGTCGACCAGGGCATTTTCCCCGCCCATCATCCGGTCGCGGCCTTCTTTGGCGGCCGGCCGCTGGAGTCGGAAAAATCGGTCAACTATTCCGTCGGCAGCGTGTTCAATGCGGGCGACTTCAGCCTGACCGTCGACTATTATCGGATCAAGATTCAGGACCGCATCGGGCTGACCCAGGACTTCAAAGTCTCCGCCGCGCAACGGGCGGCCTTTAACCGCCTGGCTCCCGACGCGAGTACTATTACCTCGGTCCGCTACTTCACCAACGCCTTTGACACGACCGCCCAGGGACTCGACGTGGTGGCGACCTATCCGCTGTCAACGCGGGCCGGCGACACCGTGCTGACCTTCGCCGGCAACTGGAATCGGCTGAACCTCGACCGCTTCGACCCGCACGTCATTAATGCCATGCAGGTGCGTCAGATGGAGGACGGCTTACCGGAATTCCGTTTCTCGCTGACCGCCGATCATGTCTGGGGGCCGTGGCGGCTGCTGGCCCGGGTCCATTTCTACGACGAATTTTTCGAAGCCCACG